One window of Metopolophium dirhodum isolate CAU chromosome 3, ASM1992520v1, whole genome shotgun sequence genomic DNA carries:
- the LOC132940264 gene encoding uncharacterized protein LOC132940264 isoform X3, translated as MQTMFKVCKLYMLLCLGLSTNASPILTGLKTTSSDYQQSDSSHHEFFTQFPPNSNFGNMDTKFNLQSGTAVDQSLKSSPGITTTYRDQNGNLVTQVKKEIVTNNDGQNGHAVEYEETKQLPNGYSKSFKKEYSSSSVVGSQPTTFVQKPLNAEKYYNSEQISNSQSNSYGQSFQNYQGQSIPANIGNIGVQSNFKSTVDQSLTNVPGVTSTFRDQNGNIVTQVKKEIVTNNDGQNGHAVEYEETKQLPNGYSKSFKKEYSLSSVVGSQPTTFVQKPLNAEKYYNSEQISNSQSNSYGQSFQNYQGQSIPANGGNIGVQSNYKSTVDQSLTNVPGVTSTFRDQNGNIVTQVKKEIVTNTDGQNGHVVEYEETKQLPNGYSKSFKKEYSSSSVVGSQPTTFVQKPLNAEKYYNSEQISNSQSNSYGQSFQNYQGQSIPANGGNIGVQSNFKTTVDQSLTNVPGVTSTFRDQNGNIVTQVKKEIVTNNDGQNGHITEFEETKQFPNGYSKSFKKEYSSSSVISARPTLIKDTTTEKNTYLPQKFTQGDTEKFNGYNTFFNNQKYTSEPNSPISSQVFNNKKQTESGQQSIDLHGYSTPSRIGQQSVDISNQYKPKKPSSQQFEKIESVSTQTQEEVGQQSVDLPGYSTTSQIGQQSVDISNQYTPKKTK; from the exons atgcaaacaaTGTTTAAA GTTTGCAAATTGTATATGCTGTTATGTCTTGGATTGTCAACAAATGCCAGTCCAATATTAACTGGATTAAAAACAACTTCATCTGATTATCAACAGAGCGATTCTTCACACCATGAATTCTTCACTCAGTTTCCCCCTAACTCAAATTTTGGAAATATGGATACAAAATTCAATTTACAGTCAGGTACAGCTGTTGACCAAAGCTTGAAAAGTAGTCCAGGTATTACTACAACATACAGAGATCAAAATGGGAATCTTGTAACACAG GTAAAAAAAGAAATCGTCACCAATAATGATGGTCAAAATGGACATGCTGTGGAATATGAAGAAACAAAACAACTTCCAAATGGATAttcaaaaagtttcaaaaaagaATATTCATCGTCTAGCGTAGTAGGATCTCAACCTACTACATTTGTTCAAAAACCATTAAATgcagaaaaatattacaatagtgaACAAATATCAAACAGCCAATCTAATTCATATGGGCAATCTTTCCAAAATTACCAAGGACAATCAATACCTGCTAATATAGGAAACATAGGAgttcaatcaaattttaaatccacAGTAGATCAAAGTTTGACAAATGTACCCGGAGTTACATCAACATTTAGAGACCAGAATGGAAACATTGTTACCCaggtaaaaaaagaaattgttaCCAATAATGATGGACAAAATGGTCATGCTGTGGAATATGAAGAAACAAAACAACTTCCAAATGGGTAttcaaaaagtttcaaaaaagaATATTCATTGTCTAGCGTAGTAGGATCTCAACCTACTACATTTGTTCAAAAACCATTAAATgcagaaaaatattacaatagtgaACAAATATCAAACAGCCAATCTAATTCATACGGGCAATCTTTCCAAAATTACCAAGGACAATCAATACCTGCTAATGGAGGAAACATAGGAGttcaatcaaattataaatctacAGTAGATCAAAGTTTGACAAATGTACCCGGAGTTACATCAACATTTAGAGACCAGAATGGAAACATTGTTACCCAGGTAAAAAAAGAAATCGTTACCAATACTGATGGTCAAAATGGTCATGTTGTGGAATATGAAGAAACAAAACAACTTCCAAATGGATAttcaaaaagtttcaaaaaagaATATTCGTCGTCTAGTGTAGTAGGATCTCAACCTACTACATTTGTTCAAAAACCATTAAATgcagaaaaatattacaatagtgaACAAATATCTAACAGCCAATCTAATTCATATGGGCAATCTTTCCAAAATTACCAAGGACAATCAATACCTGCTAATGGAGGAAACATAGGAgttcaatcaaattttaaaaccacAGTAGATCAAAGTTTGACAAATGTGCCCGGAGTTACATCAACATTTAGAGACCAGAATGGAAACATTGTTACCCAGGTAAAAAAAGAAATCGTTACCAATAATGATGGTCAAAATGGACATATAACAGAATTTGAAGAAACTAAACAATTTCCAAATGGATAttcaaaaagtttcaaaaaagaATATTCATCATCTAGTGTAATTAGTGCTCGTCCAACATTAATTAAAGATACTACTACTgagaaaaatacttatttaccACAAAAATTTACACAGGGGGACACAGAAAAATTCAATGGttacaacacattttttaacaacCAAAAATATACATCGGAGCCAAATAGCCCAATTAGTTctcaagtatttaataataaaaaacaaacagaaAGTGGTCAACAATCAATAGACTTACACGGTTATTCAACACCATCTCGAATAGGACAACAGTCTGTAGACATTAGCAACcaatataaaccaaaaaaaccaaGTAgtcaacaatttgaaaaaattgagtCAGTTTCAACACAAACCCAAGAGGAAGTTGGTCAACAATCAGTAGACTTACCTGGATATTCAACAACATCTCAAATAGGACAACAGTCTGTAGACATTAGCAACCAATATACACCAAAAAAAACCAAGTag
- the LOC132940264 gene encoding uncharacterized protein LOC132940264 isoform X1, whose amino-acid sequence MQTMFKVCKLYMLLCLGLSTNASPILTGLKTTSSDYQQSDSSHHEFFTQFPPNSNFGNMDTKFNLQSGTAVDQSLKSSPGITTTYRDQNGNLVTQVKKETYNKENGQSAHAFEIQESKQLPNGYSKSFKKEYSSSSVVGSQPSTFFQKPLNAEKYYNSEQISNGQFSQNYQGQSIPVNIGNIEVQSNFKSTVDQSLTNVPGVTTTFRDQNGNIVTQVKKEIVTNNDGQNGHAVEYEETKQLPNGYSKSFKKEYSSSSVVGSQPTTFVQKPLNAEKYYNSEQISNSQSNSYGQSFQNYQGQSIPANIGNIGVQSNFKSTVDQSLTNVPGVTSTFRDQNGNIVTQVKKEIVTNNDGQNGHAVEYEETKQLPNGYSKSFKKEYSLSSVVGSQPTTFVQKPLNAEKYYNSEQISNSQSNSYGQSFQNYQGQSIPANGGNIGVQSNYKSTVDQSLTNVPGVTSTFRDQNGNIVTQVKKEIVTNTDGQNGHVVEYEETKQLPNGYSKSFKKEYSSSSVVGSQPTTFVQKPLNAEKYYNSEQISNSQSNSYGQSFQNYQGQSIPANGGNIGVQSNFKTTVDQSLTNVPGVTSTFRDQNGNIVTQVKKEIVTNNDGQNGHITEFEETKQFPNGYSKSFKKEYSSSSVISARPTLIKDTTTEKNTYLPQKFTQGDTEKFNGYNTFFNNQKYTSEPNSPISSQVFNNKKQTESGQQSIDLHGYSTPSRIGQQSVDISNQYKPKKPSSQQFEKIESVSTQTQEEVGQQSVDLPGYSTTSQIGQQSVDISNQYTPKKTK is encoded by the exons atgcaaacaaTGTTTAAA GTTTGCAAATTGTATATGCTGTTATGTCTTGGATTGTCAACAAATGCCAGTCCAATATTAACTGGATTAAAAACAACTTCATCTGATTATCAACAGAGCGATTCTTCACACCATGAATTCTTCACTCAGTTTCCCCCTAACTCAAATTTTGGAAATATGGATACAAAATTCAATTTACAGTCAGGTACAGCTGTTGACCAAAGCTTGAAAAGTAGTCCAGGTATTACTACAACATACAGAGATCAAAATGGGAATCTTGTAACACAGGTAAAAAAAGAAACTTATAATAAGGAAAACGGCCAAAGCGCTCATGCATTTGAAATCCAAGAGAGTAAACAACTTCCAAACGGGTATTCAAAAAGTTTCAAGAAAGAATACTCGTCATCTAGCGTAGTAGGATCTCAACCtagtacattttttcaaaaaccattaaatgcagaaaaatattacaatagtgaACAAATATCAAACGGGCAATTTTCCCAAAATTACCAAGGACAATCAATACCTGTTAATATAGGAAACATAGAAgttcaatcaaattttaaatccacAGTAGATCAAAGTTTGACAAATGTACCCGGAGTTACAACAACATTTAGAGACCAGAATGGAAACATTGTTACCCAGGTAAAAAAAGAAATCGTCACCAATAATGATGGTCAAAATGGACATGCTGTGGAATATGAAGAAACAAAACAACTTCCAAATGGATAttcaaaaagtttcaaaaaagaATATTCATCGTCTAGCGTAGTAGGATCTCAACCTACTACATTTGTTCAAAAACCATTAAATgcagaaaaatattacaatagtgaACAAATATCAAACAGCCAATCTAATTCATATGGGCAATCTTTCCAAAATTACCAAGGACAATCAATACCTGCTAATATAGGAAACATAGGAgttcaatcaaattttaaatccacAGTAGATCAAAGTTTGACAAATGTACCCGGAGTTACATCAACATTTAGAGACCAGAATGGAAACATTGTTACCCaggtaaaaaaagaaattgttaCCAATAATGATGGACAAAATGGTCATGCTGTGGAATATGAAGAAACAAAACAACTTCCAAATGGGTAttcaaaaagtttcaaaaaagaATATTCATTGTCTAGCGTAGTAGGATCTCAACCTACTACATTTGTTCAAAAACCATTAAATgcagaaaaatattacaatagtgaACAAATATCAAACAGCCAATCTAATTCATACGGGCAATCTTTCCAAAATTACCAAGGACAATCAATACCTGCTAATGGAGGAAACATAGGAGttcaatcaaattataaatctacAGTAGATCAAAGTTTGACAAATGTACCCGGAGTTACATCAACATTTAGAGACCAGAATGGAAACATTGTTACCCAGGTAAAAAAAGAAATCGTTACCAATACTGATGGTCAAAATGGTCATGTTGTGGAATATGAAGAAACAAAACAACTTCCAAATGGATAttcaaaaagtttcaaaaaagaATATTCGTCGTCTAGTGTAGTAGGATCTCAACCTACTACATTTGTTCAAAAACCATTAAATgcagaaaaatattacaatagtgaACAAATATCTAACAGCCAATCTAATTCATATGGGCAATCTTTCCAAAATTACCAAGGACAATCAATACCTGCTAATGGAGGAAACATAGGAgttcaatcaaattttaaaaccacAGTAGATCAAAGTTTGACAAATGTGCCCGGAGTTACATCAACATTTAGAGACCAGAATGGAAACATTGTTACCCAGGTAAAAAAAGAAATCGTTACCAATAATGATGGTCAAAATGGACATATAACAGAATTTGAAGAAACTAAACAATTTCCAAATGGATAttcaaaaagtttcaaaaaagaATATTCATCATCTAGTGTAATTAGTGCTCGTCCAACATTAATTAAAGATACTACTACTgagaaaaatacttatttaccACAAAAATTTACACAGGGGGACACAGAAAAATTCAATGGttacaacacattttttaacaacCAAAAATATACATCGGAGCCAAATAGCCCAATTAGTTctcaagtatttaataataaaaaacaaacagaaAGTGGTCAACAATCAATAGACTTACACGGTTATTCAACACCATCTCGAATAGGACAACAGTCTGTAGACATTAGCAACcaatataaaccaaaaaaaccaaGTAgtcaacaatttgaaaaaattgagtCAGTTTCAACACAAACCCAAGAGGAAGTTGGTCAACAATCAGTAGACTTACCTGGATATTCAACAACATCTCAAATAGGACAACAGTCTGTAGACATTAGCAACCAATATACACCAAAAAAAACCAAGTag
- the LOC132940264 gene encoding uncharacterized protein LOC132940264 isoform X2, producing MIAFVCKLYMLLCLGLSTNASPILTGLKTTSSDYQQSDSSHHEFFTQFPPNSNFGNMDTKFNLQSGTAVDQSLKSSPGITTTYRDQNGNLVTQVKKETYNKENGQSAHAFEIQESKQLPNGYSKSFKKEYSSSSVVGSQPSTFFQKPLNAEKYYNSEQISNGQFSQNYQGQSIPVNIGNIEVQSNFKSTVDQSLTNVPGVTTTFRDQNGNIVTQVKKEIVTNNDGQNGHAVEYEETKQLPNGYSKSFKKEYSSSSVVGSQPTTFVQKPLNAEKYYNSEQISNSQSNSYGQSFQNYQGQSIPANIGNIGVQSNFKSTVDQSLTNVPGVTSTFRDQNGNIVTQVKKEIVTNNDGQNGHAVEYEETKQLPNGYSKSFKKEYSLSSVVGSQPTTFVQKPLNAEKYYNSEQISNSQSNSYGQSFQNYQGQSIPANGGNIGVQSNYKSTVDQSLTNVPGVTSTFRDQNGNIVTQVKKEIVTNTDGQNGHVVEYEETKQLPNGYSKSFKKEYSSSSVVGSQPTTFVQKPLNAEKYYNSEQISNSQSNSYGQSFQNYQGQSIPANGGNIGVQSNFKTTVDQSLTNVPGVTSTFRDQNGNIVTQVKKEIVTNNDGQNGHITEFEETKQFPNGYSKSFKKEYSSSSVISARPTLIKDTTTEKNTYLPQKFTQGDTEKFNGYNTFFNNQKYTSEPNSPISSQVFNNKKQTESGQQSIDLHGYSTPSRIGQQSVDISNQYKPKKPSSQQFEKIESVSTQTQEEVGQQSVDLPGYSTTSQIGQQSVDISNQYTPKKTK from the coding sequence GTTTGCAAATTGTATATGCTGTTATGTCTTGGATTGTCAACAAATGCCAGTCCAATATTAACTGGATTAAAAACAACTTCATCTGATTATCAACAGAGCGATTCTTCACACCATGAATTCTTCACTCAGTTTCCCCCTAACTCAAATTTTGGAAATATGGATACAAAATTCAATTTACAGTCAGGTACAGCTGTTGACCAAAGCTTGAAAAGTAGTCCAGGTATTACTACAACATACAGAGATCAAAATGGGAATCTTGTAACACAGGTAAAAAAAGAAACTTATAATAAGGAAAACGGCCAAAGCGCTCATGCATTTGAAATCCAAGAGAGTAAACAACTTCCAAACGGGTATTCAAAAAGTTTCAAGAAAGAATACTCGTCATCTAGCGTAGTAGGATCTCAACCtagtacattttttcaaaaaccattaaatgcagaaaaatattacaatagtgaACAAATATCAAACGGGCAATTTTCCCAAAATTACCAAGGACAATCAATACCTGTTAATATAGGAAACATAGAAgttcaatcaaattttaaatccacAGTAGATCAAAGTTTGACAAATGTACCCGGAGTTACAACAACATTTAGAGACCAGAATGGAAACATTGTTACCCAGGTAAAAAAAGAAATCGTCACCAATAATGATGGTCAAAATGGACATGCTGTGGAATATGAAGAAACAAAACAACTTCCAAATGGATAttcaaaaagtttcaaaaaagaATATTCATCGTCTAGCGTAGTAGGATCTCAACCTACTACATTTGTTCAAAAACCATTAAATgcagaaaaatattacaatagtgaACAAATATCAAACAGCCAATCTAATTCATATGGGCAATCTTTCCAAAATTACCAAGGACAATCAATACCTGCTAATATAGGAAACATAGGAgttcaatcaaattttaaatccacAGTAGATCAAAGTTTGACAAATGTACCCGGAGTTACATCAACATTTAGAGACCAGAATGGAAACATTGTTACCCaggtaaaaaaagaaattgttaCCAATAATGATGGACAAAATGGTCATGCTGTGGAATATGAAGAAACAAAACAACTTCCAAATGGGTAttcaaaaagtttcaaaaaagaATATTCATTGTCTAGCGTAGTAGGATCTCAACCTACTACATTTGTTCAAAAACCATTAAATgcagaaaaatattacaatagtgaACAAATATCAAACAGCCAATCTAATTCATACGGGCAATCTTTCCAAAATTACCAAGGACAATCAATACCTGCTAATGGAGGAAACATAGGAGttcaatcaaattataaatctacAGTAGATCAAAGTTTGACAAATGTACCCGGAGTTACATCAACATTTAGAGACCAGAATGGAAACATTGTTACCCAGGTAAAAAAAGAAATCGTTACCAATACTGATGGTCAAAATGGTCATGTTGTGGAATATGAAGAAACAAAACAACTTCCAAATGGATAttcaaaaagtttcaaaaaagaATATTCGTCGTCTAGTGTAGTAGGATCTCAACCTACTACATTTGTTCAAAAACCATTAAATgcagaaaaatattacaatagtgaACAAATATCTAACAGCCAATCTAATTCATATGGGCAATCTTTCCAAAATTACCAAGGACAATCAATACCTGCTAATGGAGGAAACATAGGAgttcaatcaaattttaaaaccacAGTAGATCAAAGTTTGACAAATGTGCCCGGAGTTACATCAACATTTAGAGACCAGAATGGAAACATTGTTACCCAGGTAAAAAAAGAAATCGTTACCAATAATGATGGTCAAAATGGACATATAACAGAATTTGAAGAAACTAAACAATTTCCAAATGGATAttcaaaaagtttcaaaaaagaATATTCATCATCTAGTGTAATTAGTGCTCGTCCAACATTAATTAAAGATACTACTACTgagaaaaatacttatttaccACAAAAATTTACACAGGGGGACACAGAAAAATTCAATGGttacaacacattttttaacaacCAAAAATATACATCGGAGCCAAATAGCCCAATTAGTTctcaagtatttaataataaaaaacaaacagaaAGTGGTCAACAATCAATAGACTTACACGGTTATTCAACACCATCTCGAATAGGACAACAGTCTGTAGACATTAGCAACcaatataaaccaaaaaaaccaaGTAgtcaacaatttgaaaaaattgagtCAGTTTCAACACAAACCCAAGAGGAAGTTGGTCAACAATCAGTAGACTTACCTGGATATTCAACAACATCTCAAATAGGACAACAGTCTGTAGACATTAGCAACCAATATACACCAAAAAAAACCAAGTag